From a single Lates calcarifer isolate ASB-BC8 linkage group LG12, TLL_Latcal_v3, whole genome shotgun sequence genomic region:
- the LOC108890684 gene encoding transcription factor HES-5, translating to MLMWPINRGEGSSVHHSSLCSTMAPTNTTHCPLSLLSTKDRHKLRKPQVEKMRRDRINGCIEQLKVLLEEEFRRQDPNAKLEKADVLEMTVAFLKRRLRPTSPNTHGYSRCWDETLRFLSQDSLKEATLHLQHLHPAAATGPNLCSSHGHVQAAGKQLPPPNRVLWRPW from the exons ATGCTAATGTGGCCTATAAATAGAGGAGAGGGCTCCTCGGTCCATCACAGCTCACTCTGCTCCACCATGGCTCCGACCAACACCACACACTGTCCCCTCTCACTGCTCTCCaccaaagacagacacaaa CTCAGGAAACCGCAGGTGGAGAAGATGCGCAGAGATCGCATCAACGGCTGCATCGAGCAGCTCAaggtcctgctggaggaggagttCCGCCGACAGGACCCCAACGCCAAGCTGGAGAAGGCCGACGTGCTGGAGATGACCGTGGCGTTCCTGAAGCGCCGCCTGCGGCCGACCAGCCCCAACACCCACGGATACTCCCGCTGCTGGGACGAGACGCTGCGCTTCCTGTCCCAGGACTCCCTGAAGGAGGCCACGCTGCACCTGCAGCACCTCCACCCTGCTGCCGCCACAGGACCCAACCTCTGCTCCTCCCACGGCCACGTCCAGGCTGCAGGGAAGCAGCTGCCCCCCCCCAACAGAGTCCTGTGGAGGCCCTGGTAG
- the LOC108890685 gene encoding transcription factor HES-5-like: protein MAPVTQTGPEDKPGPVDSNKQRRLAVEKARRDRISCSIEQLRTLLDPERSGAPRLERVDVLELAVGLLRQRAVAPRVAPSYSRGFSQCLQETLRHLSLHAPLRPAEREEIKRFYVRQRAALQRHVSGEQRRRTAARKRSGSRSAARCHGALWRPW from the exons ATGGCTCCTGTGACTCAGACCGGACCCGAGGACAAGCCTGGACCTGTGGACTCCAACAAG CAGCGGAGGCTCGCGGTGGAGAAGGCTCGAAGGGACCGGATCAGCTGCAGCATCGAGCAGCTGCGGACTCTGCTGGACCCGGAGCGGAGCGGCGCCCCCCGCCTGGAGAGGGTCGACGTCCTGGAGCTGGCCGTGGGGCTCCTGAGGCAGAGGGCCGTGGCCCCCCGCGTGGCCCCCAGCTACTCCCGCGGCTTCTCGCAGTGTCTGCAGGAGACCCTGCGCCACCTGTCGCTGCACGCGCCGCTGCGGCCCGCGGAGCGCGAGGAGATCAAGCGCTTCTACGTGCGGCAGAGAGCGGCGCTGCAGCGGCACGTGTCCGGGGAGCAGCGGCGGAGGACGGCGGCCAGGAAGCGGTCAGGATCCCGGTCTGCCGCGCGGTGCCACGGCGCCCTGTGGAGGCCGTGGTGA